GGCAGAGTCATTGTTGCGAGACCGAAAGCTCGAAGAACTTCAAATTAGTACTgatgagggagagaaaatgtcacaacatttattttctcttcctaaAGGGATTGCCTGTGGAAAATCATTTGGAACGGTCGCCAAAGAACAGACTCAGTTGGAACCAAAAAGTTTGTCATAGACACATACGGGCAAACTAAGTTTACCAGGACATTAAACTTTCATTATTCGACAGGGCATCGCTCAGGTGGACAGTAAACCGCCAGAATTTATGAAACTGGTATTCTTGGTATTCCACAACTGTCTGTCCGCACATCCTCCACTACAAAAGGACACAATCGACGACATTAGCCTGAAGACTGATCGTGAATACCAGCTTTGGATATCTCTGTCACACCTCTGCAGGTTACGCCCCTGTTGAGCAGGGTACTCTATAACCGCAGGGTACTCTATAACCGTTCTTCATCAGAGTGCTACACTACACACTAAAGGTACTCAGGATTTTGAAATAACATGGCAACAAAGACTTCACGGAATAGACAAATTGCATCCCTTAgtcaaaaattataataaaataaataaataaaaattgtttatgtaatattgttgttgttggaagtGATTTCTACACAGTTGCAAAGAGGGCAGTGTGGCAGGGTaagtatttcatgttttttcatcttttaaaccATCGATCATGCACGCAGACGAATGTCTCGCCAATTTGCGATGTCCGGTTAACGTTAGTGAAAAGCCATTTGACAGGATTAGCCAGTTTCTTTCGTAGCATAGATGTCAGCTATTGACGACCTATGACCTGCTAATAGGTCGTTCATCGCCAgagtttagttttcttttcgaAGTAGCAGCGCATACAAAACGCTCACTTTTTTCACGAAGCATCTTTCGAACGCATCACTGCCAAAATACTATGAGCTGAACCTGTGTGTGTTGCTAGCAAATAAAGTGTGCGAACATTCTGTCAAAGAAAGCTCTGTGTAACACCTTTGTGTTCAAAAACAGAGAAGTGTGCGCGACTACctgtgtgtcaggtgtgtgtgtgaatggggAAATAAGGCAGTGGGTTGGAGGAGGAGGCGTATTACATAGGAGTCATACTTGAGTAGTGACCCACTGGGTttgctacagaaaaaaaactattttaacatcGTCTAAACATTTAAATAGTCTTAGAGCGGCGtcgtatttatttatttattttttttatttttttacatttctgtgcACACTAAGCACAAACGTTCGCCAATTAAATGTGTTCTATTGAATAACACGAACTCATCCCACTTACGATTTTAGGAAATATAGAACTGTACTTAATCACACAAACTATCCTCATCACTTTTATTTCCTAATATGAAGCAGTTTTTACATGGGTGAAGGCCAGCGTAGGTCCTGGAATGGAGGATGAAGAACGCTCAAGCACTGAACCTACCACTTCTCAAATCAAAGccttaagttttttaaaataataaatatggtATATAATTTGTGCTTCCCCGTCTCTGTACGACTGTACAGCTGAAAGTACTAATCTTCGTCTCTTCAGCCATTCAAGGTATGTGGGTTATGATATGCGGCGAAGTTTGCAGAAAGCCTCAGGAAGCGAACAGTACCCCCCCTGTAGAGCGAAGCACAAACATCTGATGATTCTACTGGTCATATTCCACGCCAACAAGCAGTCTGACCCTCCGAATTTAGGAGGACGTGCACTTCTCCTTCCTCTGCCCATCGAGGGAACAGGTGGGGTTGTGAGTAGCAGTGCATGTGAAATCGCATTCATTATGTACAATTAACTGTACAGTTGCACTTTTGTCACCAGAATAGAAGATACGTGATGCGAGCACAATGTGAAATTATTAATATGATATGAagtaacaaaaaacaaacagtaagaacTGAAAGCTCTAGCTATATTGGATATTTTTGTATGCAGTGTTTGTAGTGCACAGTCTGGTTATTAGAAACAGAACAAATTTCATTTCATAAACCCCTGACAGTGTACATGAGCCTATTTAATCTAAATGTGTTCAAACTGACACGCATGAAAGTGCTAGTGTGTCAATAACTTCTGTttgtattgaaaaaatattgctgCAAAGAATGGGCGTTTTATAATGCAAAATTCTTAAGTGGATAACTGTCCATAAAAGCCGATTTGGTAAACAAGACAGATATCGCTCGTGCTCAAAAACCTAGTACAAACAGCAATCgcaataaatatgatttttctGTTACATAGCAAGCATTGTGCAAACTGATTTTTGAGGAAACTTGTTATTTTAGACTGTTGCACTGAGCAAGACAAACCAAGCTGATTAGACCAAATACTAGAAACTCTAATTCTACTGAAATCGTAACCTGCGATTTATATTGTTCTATAGATCGAGCAAAAAGCGATACATTACactaaaccagtggttcttaaccttgtttgaggtaccgaacccacaagtttcatatgcacattcaccgaacccttcgattttagtgtcatcacgaattgcgggtgtgtcttgacctccgtggcggaggctccgccgaacccctgagaccgactcaccgaaatCCTAGGGTTCGAACGAACctcggttaagaaccactgcactaAACCTTTTCAACTTTCACCCAGCCGGATTCATTCACAACCAATAATTGAGCATTTATGAATCGCTGAAGGGAACTGCCAAGCTCCCGGTATATCACATAATCGTATAGCTCCACTAAAACATTTATGACTGACGCCAGGCATTTACTGCTCGAGAGGCAAGAATCATGGCATATTTGATGCTGCTGTTTAAACTTCTGAGTGGATCATAAAAGACGACAGATAACAATACAAGTCATTAGTGTCGAGTAAAGTGTGTGAGTGCAACCTTACATTTgttatatatatctatctgttTCACCGTCAGAGTATATTTATCCATTTAACCATCAAAGTGATCATGACCTGTTAAGTTTCGTGGAATTTTGGCTATACTTTATGCTGTAATCTTTCGTTTACATGCAATATTTTGGTGTACTATTCACTAGCAGTAAGCTTTGTCGCGTAGCAGACGAGATCCGGACGCCATCGAGGGGAGACAACTCTCAATTGTCTGATCAGTCAGTATAGTGCTTTCCCCTGACACTGGGCTACAGTGATCCCACAGATCATGGCCACAAGTAGGTCTGCATGTTAGTAGTTCAAATCTCTCCAACCACACTTACTCCTCACTGTCTACCACAAATTTCTTTATGACCTTTTATGCTCCTACCATGctcttaattattttacataaacagcaaaacacgtttttctttttaaaaaattcaatttctctttattttgccATAAGGaatcattttaaacatttttcaatagTCCACAATTAGCGTATTAGTTCACTTACCTTTCTGTCAACTTGGTTCCATGTCTGCACATATATAACATTTAACCATATGCATTCGTTAATCAGTTGTACACACAGTTAACCACAAACACTTGCTCATCAGTTGTATATACAACACTTAACCAAAAACACTTGCTCGTCAGTAGTGCACATACTGTATAACACTGTTACTGCCAACACTTCAAAAGATTTACAAGTGTGCTTAAAAATCACAGAGAAACTGAGAACACAAAGACATGGCGAGGAAAAAGTCCTtccaatacaaaaaaaaaaaaaaaccctcttgcTGCATTCTGGTactgtgcatttttttctgatagttatatattttcttcaaatttcgAGATACTCTGGGAATCTACATTCGTAAGCACTCACAGCATTATTAAAAACAAGGACAGCTCTCCGCCCTATTAATCCAAGTGAAAGAAATGCGTCCCATCTTGAAAGCTGTACCATATATGAGGTCAGAGTAGGCAACTTTCTTCTTGCCAAGGAAACATTATCACTCGGTGATCAACACAGTTCAAGTAACTTTTGGAATTAACCATtccagcatgtttttttttttttttttttaaaaaaagcttaaaacTGCTGAACTAGTTTATCCCTTGTTTGTCAGCATATAGCAATGGTATGTTGCTACAAGTCAAACCAAAAGGCATCCTAAATATGAATGCAAATCCAAAATCCAAACACCATGTTAGCACCTGCAGCAGGTTACTATGCGGTGATGTTTGATTTGGTTAATGTCACTGCactcaaatttttttatcttgccAATATACCCAGTTCTACCCAGGTGCACACTTCAGGGATATAATGGTGCAggttggctttttttaaaatagtgtaAACTGGCCCTGTTAGTGCAATGCCTTAGTAAGCCTTTGGTGTAACACCTAGCCCACTTTGTAACTTTAAATGTAGCTTGAAAATGGAGCATTTGAGGATCATCTTGTAATGAACTCaatattgttttcacatttaagttttttttaacccccTGGGTGAAGGTAGATGATCACACAGCCAAGTGCAAGAACATAAGGCAAACTGAACTTGAGCATTCTTTCTTGAAGAACGACTTAGCAAACTAGCACTGGTCAAGAACAGACTCCAACTATCTGATGGCAGAAATgctcaaacaaaaacaaaaaaaaatgggcATACTTTTTGTCAAGCTTTTGTGTTCAAATAGCTTTTCAAATCTGCCTTTATAAATAGTAAGCCATAGTTAAAACACCTTTTACATCCCTTATTCACAATGGCATAGGCAGTTTTACACTTGCTGGTCTGAAAAAGCTCAAGTTAACGCATACAACCACAAAGCTTTTGTACAATGCAAAGTGTGGCCAGGTGTTACCATATACGGGAACAAGCCCGACTCTCATCTTGGTAGCAAACATGCGTTAAAGAATCAGTTTGCAGTAGTCTTAGTAGGTTATTTCTATCACTGAGCTATTACTGAAATAACctcaacaaaatcattttaacaatGTGATGAATGGATGGAGCTGAGTGTTCAACTAAGGAGAGAATGACCCTGTGATGTTGCCACCCAGTAGCATAACCTTTTAATAGTTATGTCATAAGGACATACATACTTCAACATCTTAAAATATTGTACCATTTCAGTCATATTCctatttaaaaagttataatcTTAAAGTTATCCTTAGAACCCACTAAAAATCTACTCTAGATCTAGCACACCAACAACTACAAAACCTTCAAGACTGGAAATGTATTAACCTTTTTTTCACCAGCAGGTACTGTTCAATAGACAAAAATCTCCGGAGTTTTGTCATCAAAATGTGCATGAGATGAACTTTTTCTCCCCCGCAATGGAAATAGCGGGGAAAAAATGGGACACAACCTAAATTTCAAAGGgaacaattttataaaaaagcTACAAATCATACTTGAACTAAATCCAGGCACCATTGACTTGCCTGCAGTGGCAGCAAGCAATGTAAGCACCACTTCCTTAATGCACTCATCACAAGAGCACaagtgaaggaaaaaataaaactacttaagaaaaaaaaaaaaagatctggTAATTACTCAGCAGTTGGGGAGGGAGGCGGGAAACTTGAAAAATCTCTGGTGCTCTATTTTAcatatttccttttctgatgCAATAAAGATGCATTAACATCTTTTATGATGATGGGCGAAGTCAAAGAAGACAAATGACAAGTGACACCTATTCACACAAACCAGCAAACACTGTCATTCAtgtaaaacatttctcacaCTTTCCCTTGATGACCAAAGTACTTCAGTGAGACGGTGGTGGGGGCGGAGGGGGTGGTGGGTTTGGTTCTGGGGGTAAGGGTGGAGGGAGAGGTGGGTTTTGAGGGTAACAGTTGTCTACAGGATACATGAGCGGATGAGGTGGGATGTGAAAAGAGTTATGACGGGGATGGTGTCGAGACTTGTGCTGCACCATTATCTGCTTGAAATTCTCTGCGGTTGGAGTCTGAGGAGCATCGTATGCCAAACCATTCATATCACCAACATTTGAAGGGTTATCTGTATCAAATATGTTCTCTGGCAGGTGTTCCAGAAAACTATCATTTAGTGAAAATCCACTAAACTGGGTTTGTAAGGGTGGGTGGTGGGAAACTGGATGGTAAGTGGAACTAATTGCTGATATATAGGGTAGATTCATAGAAGATGTACTAGGTGGAAGGGGTtcaggaggaggtggtggaggagcAGATATGAGAGTGGAGGAAGATGATTGCCTGAGAGATGAATCCAAAGATCTGGTGGAACTGGCATGATGTAGGCTCTGATCAACTACCTGAGAATGGCTACGTGAATGTTTAGAGCGTTTACGATCACTGTGTCCATTAGAGTTCAAAGTGCTAGATACGACAACTCCACCAGAACTACTGGCATTTCCAGTGCCAGAACCCATGAGGATGGTAAGTTTCTGCGGGGTCTGTGCAGAAGACACATCGTGTCCCTTACTGCGGGAGTGTTTATCACTATCACCTCGACCAGTGGAATTTATGGGCAGACGCAGTTTTagactttcctttttttctctgtctctttcagCCTTTCCACCATCACTAGCAGCATGCATCGTAGCTGTTTCTGGATCAcgttttattttcagcttcaAGGGAGAAGATGAAGAATGGTGTATATGATGAGCCCCTGATGATTCACGCTTGATGTGCACCTTGAGGGATGACTTGCCCTCTAATTCCCTGCCACCCACAACTGTATTTTCTTCAACTCTGGTATGACGATGCTCTGTTTCATCCCTCTGATTGACTTCTTGACCTCCATGCAAGggggggtgatggtggtgatagtggtggtggtgcctGCGCTTTTCGGAGTCGCTGTGGGAACCAGAATTTTGGCGTTTGCGACTGGCATCGTAGGCGTGTTGTGCAGTGGTGAAAATCAGCTTGTCATGGCCCTGTGAGTGCTGCATGTCATGTACCAACACCTTAGCCTCCTTGAGCATGACATGCTGTGACGTCTTCGCCACATCCTGCTTATCTGTGGCATTTACTGGCAGTAATGCAAGTGGCGGGGGGCGCTGTTCATTACGCTGTCTGTAGTCACGAAGTGAAAGCTTTTCAGGGGCAGATGGCAGTGGTGCAACCTTTTCCTGCTTCACATTCTCCACTGGTAAAGGCATCATGATTGGCTCATTAACAGGACTGGGGAAGGTCACAGCCTGCATATGAGTGGGCTCCACAGTTACTGGCAGCATGTTCCCCTGTGTCATGCCAGATTGTGCCAAAGCCACTCCATGCCTGATGGGTGAAATGTCAACTCGTTGCATGTCCAGCGCTTTCATGGAAAGCAAAGAGTGCAAATCCAGTTCATCAGAAATTTTTGTAGAGTGGACTGCTTTGCCTTCGCTGGAGGTAGATGCAGAACTTGATATTGTTGCAGATGCCTCTGTACGAACACGTTTCTTGGCAGGctgttcttcctctttttctgaTATGCCACGCTGTGAAACATACACTTATTTAGCTTCTTTTATGAAGATTCTATtcaatgattaaaacaaaaataaaaaatcctaaGACCTGTCCATGTGAATGTAAAAAACTCTTTAtaattaactgaaaaataaaggCAGCCAAATAGCTGCTCGATTTGGAAAACACCAGAAATGCAGTAGCATATTTCAAAACCAAGAAAGAGATGCATCACTGAATACTTAAGCAAACATCTAGGATCTTGGTGAGCcacaaattaataacaattctaagttttcttctttttcaatgCTTCCATTGCACTTTTTAAGAATGCTGATTTCTTTCACAATGTTGATACGCTGCTTAATATGAATAACAATACATTTATCTTGTCAAAGGTTAACAAGTACAAAAGATGTAAATGAACCTTATTCTTTCCACATCCCTTCAATCCCAACACACCCATATCCTTTGGAAACTAAACTTACCTTGGTAACTTTAGCCATAATGCTCTTCTTAAGCTTCTCTGGACATTTATCCACAATTGTTAGGAAGTCATTTGCTAATTCTGGATaatcaaaaaaaacaaaaaaacaaaacaaaggtaaTAACCACTTTGAAGTgcctgttaaaaatataaataatacacatacatttattaatttccCTTTCACCTATTCCCAAAGCTGCATCTCTGAAAACCATGGACAAtctaaatgatttttaaaaagtttataacaaaattcttaaaatggaatattaaaagtaaaaactgtctTATTCAATATTCACAACTTTTTgtgaatataaataataatagcaatcagtatatatatatcactccCCCCACTTTTAATGTAGACTGCATAACAAGTGACGGACTACAATTACTGTTCATTTGCAACTGCAACTTAATCTGAAGCGTGATGTTGGACCAGGCAAGTTTCTTTATTATGTAGACAgcagtttactttttattgatCTTATTTGAAGGACCTCTGCTCATAGATCTCTGCCACAAAGTCACATATCTGGATCATTCCATTATGGATGGGAAAAGGGGAAGTAGACAGTGATGGGAGGGAGAAAAGTGGACAGGGGAACGgggaaaattaaaatatacaaaataattctttatttaaatattattaatatattattttttatcaattaTGCTAAAGCAGATCTGCTTCTCCAGATTTCTACCACAGGACGTGAATCATTCCCTTATGGATGGAGAGAAAGTTTGGAAGAGGGGATTAAACATCAGTGTTAGTGCTTATTTTGTCTTTAGGCTAAACTACAAAGTGCATTTTTGTGACTTCACCTTCAAGCAGTTCCATGGTGACTGTTTTGTTAATGTACCAGTACCACTCTTTTCCTTCCTTGGAAGTGTTTATCTGGAGAAGACAGAAACAGAcagcaactttttaaaaaatccttgtaaataaaagtttactATGAACTAAAACAAGATGCTGAAAATAAAGGGTTTGTGCTAGCTGAAAGTCCAACCCTGAAAATATCTGCACTACAGGGCTTTGAGGGCAGACATGAGCAAACACAGGGCAAATGCTGAGTTTCTTCTTTATGGTGGAGGTGCACCAGGATGAGTGGTGAATTCTAGCACCTGATTTTAGGGAGTAGGGTCTCGACTGCTTAAGACCTGATAGCTAACAGAATAAACGTTTCTCCTagtctgaaatttttttttgcactgaaaGCTTTATCTTTCAACACACCcaaaagtcttttaaaacaatgtctttaaaaaaaaaacatgaaaatatttcaggagAAGCAAAAATTTCCCACCGACCTGGCAGCAGCATCACAGCTGTGCTTCTTGTCTTTTACTCTGCAGTTGTCATGACTTTATAAGCTTTGAaagcaaaacttttatttgcaaCCATGATGGAAATCCGTGCCTTAAAAATTTTAGCCAGGAGTAAAACCATGCACGTTCCTGGCAAATATTTCCAAGGGACAAGATTTGCTGTTCAATACACTTTCACGAACAAGTATACCTCAGCTTCCTCATGCTCAGTGATTACCTGATAGTCAGCCCATTTGGAAGCCAGGTGGATGCAAACACAAGCCACAACTGTCGGGGGGTATTGAAGGCACATTGTTGTCAAATGCAAGCTGTAATATTATAAGTAGGAACATTTAGAACTTGCTCCTTATTCATGAAAATGAGTTTGAAAGCCCTCAAGGTTCACACATCATATTCCTCACATGGGctcaaggttgttttttttttttaaattcagtgtCATGGTGTACTAGGAACTCTGCTTGTGTGCTTACTTTCAGCCAGGGCCAAGTGTTCTGGTCTCAAGAAGATTCATACATATTAAGGTGTACTTTCTGAAATCTTGCCGTGCACAACTTTCAATTTAAAGGGGAAAAATCTAGTCTGCTTATTAAAGAAAGGTTACATTATACAGGAAAggtcaaaactgtaaaatgtccATCGGTTGCCAagccaaaattaaaaattataaagtgaTCACAAGCTCTATGacttcataataaataaataatggctAGAAAATTACAGAATTCCCCAGCAcattataaatacatatattctCAGAAGCACTGAACAGATCTGCTACATCAATAAAggttttttaatagttttgaaCAGGCTCATAAAAACAGCACATCTGCCGTAAGATTTCCCACGCAAAAACTCAGCCATATATAAGATGACATGATTAGCTCTCAGTGTTTCAGCAAAAAATCTACACCAGCACCTACCTAAGGTGCATTTTCAAACAGaacttttcaaaataacattaattttaaaaaataacatttaaaatccTGGTCACTTATAACTCTTAAGCATGACAGTAACAAGATATgctcaacaagaaaaaaaaagtaaatgaggaaaactgTCAAACCTGTTTGTTGCAAGAAAGTAGCTTGTCTGTGCAAAATCCTTGCTTGCTTTTAGATGAATAAATAGGCAGTGACGTACACCCAGAATGACACAATACCATcggaagacagagagaaaaagaaccCACTTAGAAAATATGTTCCAATTACCTTCAAGCATCATCCATTCATCTTTACATACTACACACTAGTCTATAACTCTAAGAACCAAGATTACAACCCCTCACTCTAACCTTCAAAAaccagcttttatttttcacttttttttttgaaaaaaaaaaaagtaaagtcaACGTTTTGCTTATTTCCACCTGTTaacatggatttaaaaaaaatcctacaaaatgttttctaaactttaactctttctttccgCGTTAAACACGGTTGGCTGAAGGCGCCCCACTCACTTGTTTCCGCGTATGACTAAAACGGATGAAGCATTGTTGTAATCtctctgtgcgtaaatgaatgaaaacataagggaggcaagtaCTGAAACCTTTAGAAGTTGTTCAactatagattacttccctttagagGCTGAAAACGTccaccaatcaggtattttttgtttgaaagattcTATATTTAAACGCCATCTTAAACTCGTTTACcagttactcaattcaacatggatttgtactaaacaacagaaaataagaaggaaacggtaagtaatatttaaattcaactgtatattttaataaaatttgtgtttgtttggtactttatgtttgtttatatcgtgtaaataattttttggttAATTTCTAACAGTTGACCTACTCTACTTTCTGATTTGCAAATTCTCTGTcgcatacagttacaatctttgATTTTACTACCAGTAAACAAaacctatatttcttaaaatttacaccacgtaaatgctctttaaaacggagtatcaccGATAATTGTCAACGTTGAaggttaatagatataaattttttaaaatacccgTCGAAATTTCACTTTTTGCCTTGTCATCTGGTAGCAAAGCGCACTTTCTCCCTACGGAAAGAAAgagttaataaaaaataaatacttaaataagACATAAAGCTTCCACTCAAAAAATACCAacatacaaaaatgaaaagaatagaAAATTGCAGACTTACCACGTACAAGCTGACATGTTTTCACAACATGTGTATGAGGATGATCGACAGTGATGTCAAATCCTGCACAGAAACCAAGCAAACTGAAtgaattaaatgtaaaaaaatgtttctgactGCCTAGGAAAGTCTCTTTATTAGTTTGGAATAATTTCAGTCAAATGAATGTGCAACTTGCAATGAAGTATGTTATAAgcacaataaaagaaatgctttaAACTTCACTTGTGCACTAATGTAATACTTCTCTAGACAAGCCCTCATATTACTCATCTTCAAGTGAATCATGGAGATAAGCTCCATACATCCTCTAATGACAAACAGAATTCTGAAACCATTTATCTAATTACATCACACACTACTGCACCCTGAGTTTTTACCTCTTGCTTCATGTAACTATGTTAATGCAATGTGGTTTTCTACATATAGGCATGTTGCTGTGAAGTATTTCATACTTCATAAGCAAAACTGCAAAATAGCATCCTAAGCAGATAAAAGTGAGCAAACTTTCCGATGTCTAGTTCTATCAACATCAACTACAAAAGCCAGCCATTCAGCATGATAGCTGAAAATAATGAGACTTTGCTCACCAAGTGTTTGCAGAAGAATATTTTCACAGACAACAAGCTCTTGTGCTTGTTCCAAATATgcctacaaataaaacaaattaagcaataaaaaatacataccCCATTAGCTAAAAATATTAGAACAGGTCAGTCAAGATATAATGAATTACACAGTGCATAATCATGCTTACAAAGGATTATGCCCTTAGCACTTAGACATcaacagaatacaaaggacggaaggagaaacaactaagCAGAAAAGTAAttagaagacagaaagaggaatcagggaacaaacaatgAGGATAGAGAGTAtatcaccaaaaacaaaacaaggaagGTTCAAGGAAATACTTAACTCGGTTAATTATCAAGGAAAGTCATTAAATAGCTTTTGTATTTGACAGTCCCCTGGCTTAGATGGTTCCAGGATGGTGATATGAGAGACCAACAATGTGACACTGTTTCACAATGCTGCCCGATACTAGATGCAGCTGGGTAATGGGTTCATTCTAATGTTTTCAGACCCGTTTTTGCACTGATTTTCCTGTTTCACAATGATCTTGGCAAAACTGTGGTGGCATTCGGCATCATTCTGTTTGTCATAAGTCCTATGCTGATTACCCAGATAATTATTTGCATCTCATTCTGCAGTCAGTACAACAGAATGCCTCAACTTTTTCCAGAAGAAACTCAAGTACCATTGGATGGACATAACTGCATTaagtaaatgcattttattaaaCAGTCATGGACATGTGTGCCACAAAGTAGAAACTTAGAATGATAGTATAAATGTGAAATAACACCCTCCCAATGTAACTCTGTCTGGAAACCCTCCCTGGGTAACCTGCTGGTCACAAGCCTGAATGGAGGAAGAGTTTTGGgcatggggctagcaaccccaccctgtaaaacaacccctaCTATAGAAACCGCAAATGCAACACAAGCACAATGAGAGGATACACAGACAAAGGATATATAAAATGGGAAAGCATGGTGTGGGAAATTGCAATGCAAATGGTGAGCTGCTCCCTGCTTGTTTAATGACCGTGTAGTCGGAGGCACAGTCTTTCCTCACAAGACCATCTGGACTTCACCAGGTGGACATACTGAAAACCAGATCGACCAAATCACCACTAATCGCCTGTTTAGGAGCCTGCTGGATGTCAGGGTAAGGCGTGGCGC
The Pomacea canaliculata isolate SZHN2017 linkage group LG2, ASM307304v1, whole genome shotgun sequence genome window above contains:
- the LOC112558079 gene encoding cyclin-T1-like, producing MENKRFNWIFSKEELQNTPSRKCGIDAEKELAYRQQAASMIQDMGQRLQVNQLCINTALVYMHRFYMFHSFTKFHRNMMGPACIFLAAKVEEQPRKLEHVLKERHRCLCRDGPIFDNKSDAYLEQAQELVVCENILLQTLGFDITVDHPHTHVVKTCQLVRASKDFAQTSYFLATNSLHLTTMCLQYPPTVVACVCIHLASKWADYQINTSKEGKEWYWYINKTVTMELLEELANDFLTIVDKCPEKLKKSIMAKVTKRGISEKEEEQPAKKRVRTEASATISSSASTSSEGKAVHSTKISDELDLHSLLSMKALDMQRVDISPIRHGVALAQSGMTQGNMLPVTVEPTHMQAVTFPSPVNEPIMMPLPVENVKQEKVAPLPSAPEKLSLRDYRQRNEQRPPPLALLPVNATDKQDVAKTSQHVMLKEAKVLVHDMQHSQGHDKLIFTTAQHAYDASRKRQNSGSHSDSEKRRHHHHYHHHHPPLHGGQEVNQRDETEHRHTRVEENTVVGGRELEGKSSLKVHIKRESSGAHHIHHSSSSPLKLKIKRDPETATMHAASDGGKAERDREKKESLKLRLPINSTGRGDSDKHSRSKGHDVSSAQTPQKLTILMGSGTGNASSSGGVVVSSTLNSNGHSDRKRSKHSRSHSQVVDQSLHHASSTRSLDSSLRQSSSSTLISAPPPPPPEPLPPSTSSMNLPYISAISSTYHPVSHHPPLQTQFSGFSLNDSFLEHLPENIFDTDNPSNVGDMNGLAYDAPQTPTAENFKQIMVQHKSRHHPRHNSFHIPPHPLMYPVDNCYPQNPPLPPPLPPEPNPPPPPPPPPSH